ACGCGCTCGAAACGGAGGCGTGCCGACTCGTCCCCTTCGAGATCCCGCTCGACTCGACCAGCGGCGTCACCGAGTGGCAGGGCGAGTCCTACGACGACAGCGTACGGCAGGCCCACCGGATCTACCCCCACCACAACGACACCGGCGGGTTCTTCTGCGCGAAACTGGAGGTCACAGCATGACCTACGGCGACGTGACCTTCGACCGAGTGCCGGTCGACGACGCGGCCCGCGAGGACCCCGACGCGCCCACCCGTGAGGAGATCCTGGACTACTGGCCGGAGCGGTTCGGTATCCCCCGCGAGGTGTTCGAACCCTACACCTTCTGGGAGCGAGGCAACGGCAAGATCTGGCTGTTCCGCGGCGAGGCACCCGACACGGTCCCCATCCAGGGGCTCGGCATGACGTTCCTGCGCACTCGCCAGGAGTTCTGGAAGCCGACGACCGACGCCGTCCAGCGCTTTGGCGACCGGGCCAGCGAGAACGTCCTCCACCTCGACCGGGACGCCGCACGGGCCTTCGTCGCGGGCGAAGACCAGGAGATCGAGTGGGACGGCGACTGGGGCTACCTCATCGTCACCCACGACATCGCCGGGACGACCGAACCCCTCGGCGTCGGCCTGTACACCTACGGCGAACTCAAGACACAGGTCGCCAAGGGTCGCCAGCGAGAGCTGTAACGGACCGGTTTACTCACTTCTTTCGGATCGTCCCGCCGCCCAGTCCCTTCCTAACACAGCGATTACAGTGTTTTCGCCGCTTAGTCCATAGTACAATTACATTTATATGCAACCGTTCGGTTGTGAGTACCGAAATGACACAAGATGACACCAGATAGGGAGGATACCGAATGCGAGTGATAGCCCACCTGCAAGCACGTGCCGATGCAGTTTACGACGAGACGTATCACCACAAGCTCCGGGGTCGGTTGTGGGACGCTCTCGACGGGACGGCGTACGGTTCGCTGCACGACGAGAACCGTCCGAAGGGGTTCACGTACTCGAACCCGTTTCCGCCGGGAGACATGCGCGAGGGTGACGAGAAGACGCTGCTCGTCGCCTCGCCACACGAAGAGTTACTCGCCCACGTCGCGGCCGACCTCAAACTCGACCGCGAACTGAACATCGGGGAGATGCCCTTCCGCGTCGAGTCAGTCAACGGGCTGGCGACCGACGTGGGCGAACCGGGCACGTCAGGGACGATCGAGACCGGGACGGGGGTCCTGGTCCGAATTCCGCCGTGGCGGTTCGAGGAGTACGGCATCGACACCGACCACGACGAGGCCGAGTTCTGGCGGCCCGAGCACACGATGGAGCCGTTCCGCAACCAGATCGAGAACAACCTCGACAAGAAACACGGACTGTTCTGTCCGGAGTACCAGCCCGGGCCGTCGGCGGTCGACGGCGACCTGTTCAAGGGCGCAGATCTGATAAAGACGTTTTCGATTCCGGTGACGGTCACGCAGGGCCAGCGCGAGACGTGGGTCTTGAGCAAGTGGCGATTCGACTACACCGTCCGCGACGACCACCACCGCCGTCACCTGAATCTGGCGCTGGACACGGGGATCGGTGAGCGCAACTCGCTTGGCTTCGGGTTCGTCAACATCACCGAGAAGGACGGTCGCCGGCCCGGAACGGAGGAACGAATCGATGCTTAGCCCCGAAGAGTTCTACGATGAGTACGAGGGTGAACTGGCGGCGAAGCTTCCGGAGCGACCGATCTCGTCGCTGCGGGACATACAGCACCTCTACGGGCGACTCTACACGCTGGCGACGGCCGGCGGCGGCGACTACGCGGCGTATCTGACGCCCGATCAGGCCAACGACCTGATCGGGACAGAGGAGAGCGTGATCGTCGTTCGGGTGGACCTCACAGGTTCGCAGCCGGCCCTCGATACGGAGAAGCCGGTCGACGTGACCCAGTATACCGACGACCACGTCCCGAAGGTCGCTCACTGCAAGTACAGCGCCGCGGCAGGAATCGACCACAGCGTCACCCACCGCTCGGGACGCAACAGCGATCCCGAGAAACTGGCCCGGTATGCCTGCGAGCGGCTGACGAAGTGGGCGACCGACGACGTGGTCCAGAGCGTCGCCGACGACCACCCCGACGGTGATGTCGTCCGCGAGCTGGCGACCGTCGGCGAGGACGAGGACGCCCTCGACAGGATTCGAGCGGCCGTCCAGACCGGACTCGGCGGATCGACGACGGCGCTTCTGACGGTCCAGGTGCGACGGGAGGCGGGCGGTGAGTACGAGTGGCCCGGCGAGATTTCCGTGTTCAACGAGGCGATGCGAGCGCGGAAGCTCTCGAAGCTCGTCTCGAAGGGCCAGGCGACGAACTCTGCCGGCGAGGCGACGGATCTCGTCAGCGGCGAACGGACGCGAACCGTCGGTACCGCCGAGGACCCGCTCAACTACTTCCTGGGCAAGCAGATGGAGAAGTTCCCGGGACTGGATCCCGACGAGGCCTGGCGGAGCCACCCCAT
Above is a genomic segment from Halomicrobium sp. LC1Hm containing:
- the cas6 gene encoding CRISPR-associated endoribonuclease Cas6 → MRVIAHLQARADAVYDETYHHKLRGRLWDALDGTAYGSLHDENRPKGFTYSNPFPPGDMREGDEKTLLVASPHEELLAHVAADLKLDRELNIGEMPFRVESVNGLATDVGEPGTSGTIETGTGVLVRIPPWRFEEYGIDTDHDEAEFWRPEHTMEPFRNQIENNLDKKHGLFCPEYQPGPSAVDGDLFKGADLIKTFSIPVTVTQGQRETWVLSKWRFDYTVRDDHHRRHLNLALDTGIGERNSLGFGFVNITEKDGRRPGTEERIDA